CATGTCAACGCGTTTGACTCCGGGAATCTGATACAGTCTTTTGGTGATCTGCTCGCGGTACGCCGCGCAATCGGGTCCCGAAAGCGTCAGGGCAATGCGGTCATTCACCCGTTGCTCGGCATAAAGATCCCCACCGGTCGAAAGAATGCCCGTGATCATGACAAGAAGCAATGTCCTGAGAAACTTCATGATGATACTTCCTTGCGTTTTGGAAGAGCCAAGGTCTTTACCCAAACGACTTGCCCGCAGGACTTGATCTCGATCTTGGGTTGACGTCGATCGGTAAACGCCTCCACGCGATGTTTGCACCATACATCACGTGACGCACTCTTTCAATGGCGATGACGACCGTAGACGGAGCGGCGTCTCTTGAGGAACTGCTGCGGCGACCGACGTGATTTCCAGGTGGGCAATGCCCCGCCGTACGGGTTGAACGGTCCATCTGGATTGGAAGAATCGGTCCGGCGGAGCGCGGTAACCGGGAAAGCGTATTACTTGACGATGTGGTTGACCGCTTCAACGATTGCCCGCGCTCCGATGCCGTAATGGCCGATCAGTTCTTCCGGCTTGCCGCTGTGGGGAATCTGACGCACGGCGAGCTTGTGGATCTTGATCCCTTCCGTCGAAACCGCGTTCAGCACGGCATCCCCCAGACCGCCGTGAGCATAGTGATCTTCCACGGTCAGAATGCGGTTCTGCGTCGCCCTGGCACTGTCAAGCAAGGTGGTGCGGTCGATGGGAACGATGCTATACAGGTCGATCACGCGGACTGAAATTCCCGCCGCTTGTAACTCGTCGTGCGCTTTTAGCGCCTCAAAAAGCGTGACTCCGGCCGCCACGATCGTGAGGGAATCGGTCTGACTCTGGCGCACGACTTTACTGCCTCCGATGGGAAACGATTCCTCCGGCCCATACAGAACAGGCGTTTTCGGTCGGCCGGTGCGAATGTACGTCATCCCTTTACGCTGGGCAGCCGCTTCGACCAGTCGATGGGTTGCCGTAGCGTCCGAGGGGTAGAGCACCGTCATTCCCGGTTGCGCGGCCATCATGGCAATGTCTTCGAGTCCCATTTGCGACGGGCCGTCTTCACCGATGCTGACGCCGACGTGAGTGCCGACCAGTTTGATGTTTGATTCGCTGATGGCGGCCATGCGGATGAAGTCATAGGCGCGCGTGAAGAACGCGGCAAAGGTGGCGACGAAGGGAATCTTTCCACAGGCGGCAAGGCCTGCGGCAGTGCCAACCATGTTTTGCTCGGCGATAAAATTCTCAAAAAAGCGGTCGGGAAACTGTTTGGCGAATTTGTCCGTATAAGTGGAGTTCTTGACGTCGGCGTCAAGGGCGACGACGGAAGGATCGGCTTCGCCCATCGCGACGAGCGCCGTGCCGAAGGCTTCGCGTGTCGCAACAAGGTCGCCCGGTTTATATGACGGGGGCGCCATGGGCTTTGCTGGTTTCTGACGGTGGCTCGGCGGAGGAAGCGTTTTGATTTTCGGAGCGGCTTTGGTCGGCTTGATGAGCCTTGTCAATTCGTCAATGGCCTTTTGAGATTCGGCGCCCTTGGGAATCGGTTTTCCGTGCCAACTCGGGTGATTCTCCATAAAGGAGATACCTTTGCCTTTGAGCGTTTTGGCCAGCAAGACGGTGGGCTTGCCCTTGACCTTCGCCGCTTCTGCGAATGCCGCCAGCAAGGCCTTGTGGTTGTGGCCGTCCACGACCAGCGCGTTCCATCCGAATCCGCGCCAGCGGGCTTTATACGCCTGCATGTCGTGTTGCAACATCGTGGGATCGCTTTGCCCCAAGCGATTGACGTCCACGATGGCGCAGAGATTATCAAGCTTGAAGTGCCGCGCCAGTTCGACGGATTCCCAGACGGAACCTTCGACGGATTCTCCATCGCCCATCAAGACGTACGTCCGAGCGCCGTTTTTCTCAAGCCGTTTGGCGTTCAATGCCAGCCCCACGCCGACGGCCAGCCCTTGACCCAGGGAGCCGGTCGCCATATCGACGAACGGCAAACGAGGGGTCGGATGGCCTTCGAGGTCTGAGGTCAAGGTTCGCAATTTCAAAAGATCGTCGGTCGGAAACAGCCCTGCCTCCGCCCACGCTGCGTAGAGGAGCGGCGCCGCATGACCTTTGGACAGGACGAATCGATCGCTGTTGGGGGTCTTGGGGTTGTGAGGATCGTACCGCATCACGGAAAAGAACAAAACGGCGACGATGTCGGCCGCGGAACAGCAGCTCGACGGATGGCCGCTTCCGGCCTCGCTGGTTGAGCGCACGCTGTCAATGCGGAGCTGAGTCGCTTTATTCTGGAGAAAAGTGAGCAGACGCGGCGAGACGGCTGATCCTGCCATTGGAACTCCTTTCAGAACGAGTCAGAACGGAGAAAACTCATCGTGCTGCCGCCGACGCGTCGGCGGCAGCACGATGGCGTTGAGGCTAGCAAATCATGGGAGATGAGTCAATTATTGATGAAGAACACAGCGAGAGTCGAGCGGCCAAGCAAACATGTTCTTCAAAAACTCATCGCGGTCACATGGTTAACCAAACCGAGTATGAGTTCCGGGTACGGTCGGTATGAGCCGTTGAGTTCATCTTTTTATGTAGCGGTCTGCACTTCGTTTGAACAGGCGCTTTGAAGGCCGTTATAGGCGCTGACGGCGAAATAGTAGATCGAGCCAGGGTCGAGG
This sequence is a window from Candidatus Nitrospira inopinata. Protein-coding genes within it:
- a CDS encoding heavy-metal-associated domain-containing protein; this encodes MKFLRTLLLVMITGILSTGGDLYAEQRVNDRIALTLSGPDCAAYREQITKRLYQIPGVKRVDMDLVEGHVLIDRVRDQLTVDDFKAIVNEVIPPGSRCLAEFIEGCISVGPMASDPSP
- a CDS encoding transketolase encodes the protein MAGSAVSPRLLTFLQNKATQLRIDSVRSTSEAGSGHPSSCCSAADIVAVLFFSVMRYDPHNPKTPNSDRFVLSKGHAAPLLYAAWAEAGLFPTDDLLKLRTLTSDLEGHPTPRLPFVDMATGSLGQGLAVGVGLALNAKRLEKNGARTYVLMGDGESVEGSVWESVELARHFKLDNLCAIVDVNRLGQSDPTMLQHDMQAYKARWRGFGWNALVVDGHNHKALLAAFAEAAKVKGKPTVLLAKTLKGKGISFMENHPSWHGKPIPKGAESQKAIDELTRLIKPTKAAPKIKTLPPPSHRQKPAKPMAPPSYKPGDLVATREAFGTALVAMGEADPSVVALDADVKNSTYTDKFAKQFPDRFFENFIAEQNMVGTAAGLAACGKIPFVATFAAFFTRAYDFIRMAAISESNIKLVGTHVGVSIGEDGPSQMGLEDIAMMAAQPGMTVLYPSDATATHRLVEAAAQRKGMTYIRTGRPKTPVLYGPEESFPIGGSKVVRQSQTDSLTIVAAGVTLFEALKAHDELQAAGISVRVIDLYSIVPIDRTTLLDSARATQNRILTVEDHYAHGGLGDAVLNAVSTEGIKIHKLAVRQIPHSGKPEELIGHYGIGARAIVEAVNHIVK